The sequence TACGCAGAGCGTGCTTACTTAGACTACGCCATCAGCGTTGTCAAGGGCCGTGCTTTACCTGATGTTGCTGATGGACAAAAGCCAGTTCAACGCCGTATCTTATTTTCTATGAGCGAGATGGGCTTGCGCTCAGATGCGAAGCCAGTGAAGAGTGCCCGTGTTGTAGGTGATGTGTTGGGTAAGTTCCATCCACACGGCGATCAATCTGCTTATGACGCACTGGTGCGTTTGGCACAAAGCTTTTCATTACACTATCCCTTAATCGATGGTCAGGGTAACTTTGGTTCACGAGATGGTGATGGCGCGGCGGCAATGCGCTATACCGAAGCGCGTTTAACCAAAATTGCTGGTTTACTCCTTAGTGAGATTGATGAAGGTACTGTAGATTTTGCGCCGAACTATGATGGATCATTCCAAGAGCCTAAGTTATTGCCAGCGCGTTTACCTTTTGTTCTTCTTAATGGTGCTTCTGGTATCGCGGTCGGCATGGCCACGGAAATTCCTTCGCATAATTTACGGGAAGTTGCCAGCGCGGCGATTGCCTTGATGAAGTCCCCCAAAATGTCGACTACCGATTTATTGGAGATCATGCCAGGCCCTGATTTTCCGGGGGGCGGACAAATCATTTCTCCTGCTAATGAGATTGCCCAGATCTATGAGGGTGGTCGCGGTAGTCTGAAGGTCAGAGCCCGTTGGTCTGTAGAAGAATTGGCTCGCGGTCAGTGGCAAATTGTCGTAAATGAATTGCCACCTTCAACTTCCTCCCAAAAAGTGTTACAAGAGATTGAAGAGATCACCAATCCCAAGGTCAAGATTGGCAAGAAAACCTTAACGACCGATCAAAATAACTTGAAGTCAACCATCTTGGCGGTATTAGATGGCGTGCGTGACGAGTCAAGCAAAGACGCAGCAGTGCGCTTGGTATTCGAGCCTAAGAGTAAAAACGTGGAAGTCAATGAGTTCGTTAATCTCTTGCTCGCCCATACTTCTTTAGAGTCAAACGCACCAATTAATTTAGTGATGATTGGAACGGATGGTCGTCCTCGTCAAAAGGGCCTCAAAGAAATTATTTCAGAGTGGATTGGTTTCAGAGTACAAACCGTCACTCGCCGCACTGAGTACCGTCTCGGTAAAGTCAAAGACCGCATGCATATTTTGGAGGGCCGCTTAACGGTGCTTCTGAATATTGATAAGGTCATCAAGATCATTCGTAATAGCGATGAGCCCAAGGCAGATTTGATCCTTGCCTTCAAACTCACTGAGCGTCAAGCAGAAGATATCTTGGATATTCGTTTGCGTCAGTTGGCTCGCTTAGAGGGCATCAAGATTGAACAAGAGCTCAAGGAGCTGAAAACCGAGCGCGATGATCTTGAAGGACTCTTACAAAACGATAGCAATTTACGTAAGCGCATCATCAAAGAGATTGAGTCCGATATGAAGGACTTTGGTGATGATCGTCGCACCATCATCCAAGAGGATAAGCGTGCCGTAGCTGAGACCAAAGTGGTTGATGAGCCAGTGACCGTGATTGTTTCTCAAAAGGGTTGGGTCCGCGTTCGTCAAGGTCATGAACATGATCCAAGCCAGTTCTCATTTAAGGCTGGCGATGGAATGTACGGCACCTTCGAATGCCGCACCGTCGATTTAATGCAGGGCTTTGGTAGTGATGGCCGTGTTTATACCGTCCCTGTAAGTGAGCTTCCTGGTGCACGTGGTGATGGATCACCCCTCACTAGCTTCGTCAATTTGGCAGCCGGATCACAAATGGTGGCGTATTACGCAGGTCATGCTGATGACCTTGTGTTGATTTCAACACGAGCAGGTAATGGCTTTTTGGCCAATGTGAGCGATATGATGACGCGCAATAAAGCCGGTAAGGCTTTCGTTGGTGTCGATGCGAAGTTTCCGAGCGGAGATGCTCCACTTGGGGCAGCCAAAGTATCTGTTGGCATGAAACAGGTCGCTTGTTTATCGGAGAGTGCCAAGCTCTTAGTGTTTCCATTAGACGAACTCAAGCGTTTGCCTGCCGGAGGTAAGGGTGTGATTCTGATGGGCTTAGATGGTAAAGAGACTTTAGCTTCTGCGATTACAGTGGGAGCTGAAGGTGCAACTTATTCGGGCGCAGGAAGGGCCGGTAAACCAACGGAACTCAATCTGGATGCTAAGACTCTAAAAACATTTGTTGGCAATCGTGCACGTAAAGGTCACTTTGTTGAGCCTCGCCTGAAAGACGGAAAACTCAAAGCCAACTAAAGTAGTGTTTTAAATCTCGGCGATGAGTTCGATTTCTACGCAGGCACCCAAAGGGATTTGAGCTACACCAAAGGCGCTGCGAGCATGTTTGCCTGCATCACCAAAGACATCGAATAAGAGTTCTGAGCATCCGTTAATGACTAAGTGCTGTTCAGTAAATGCTGGAGTGGAGTTTACTAACCCCATCACTTTAGTAATGCGCTTGACCCGATCGACTGAGCCTAAGTGATGATGAAGTGTGGCAAGTAGGTCGATGGCAATCGCGCGTGCTGCTTTTTTGCCCGTTTCAGTATCCATATCTTGTCCGAGTTTGCCGACCCAAACTTTGCCAGCCTGTTTTGCTATGTGCCCCGAGAGGTAAACGCTATTTCCTGAGGTGGTCGCCATCACATAAGCTGCTGCGGGAGGACCCGCTGGGGGTAATTCAATACCTAAACTTTTGAGGCGATCTGAGGCTACGGCGGTCATGGTGTTCTCGATAATTGGGAATAGGAGAAAGTATAGGGAAAAATATTCCCTATAAACGCCAATTTGCTAAAAATACGCATTCCAGGCTAGTTGCTTGCTGTCTCCGCTATACTCTCTCAAACTTTTTATCAATCTGCTTCTTGATGATTTCTATGAAAAAACACTTGATTTCCCAATTGGCCTTATCCGCTGGTTTGGCTTTTATTGCTTTTGCGGCACAAGCTGACGATGTTCAGGGGTCTGCTAAAGCAGGTGCTGGAAAAGTATGGCTTTGTACAGGCTGCCATTCGATTCCCGACTATCGCGCTGACTACCCACTGGTCTACCGGGTTCCCATGATTGGCGGACAAAATGCCGGCTATATCGCAGTTGCCTTGTCTGAGTATAAAAAGGGCGAGCGTAAGCACCCAACCATGAGAGCGATTGCCGGAAGCTTGTCAGATCAGGATATGGCTGATATTGGCGAATACTATGCTGCCCAAACATCCAGCTCACCGATTAACCCATTGAAGTAATCGAGATATGTCTATGAAATTTGCATTCATCACAACTCTTGTGTTTTGCTGTGTTGGCTTGGCTAATGCTGCTGATATTCAAAAAGGTCAGGCTTTGGTAGAGAAGGGCGCTTGTACTTCTTGCCATGGCGCTGGACTGAATGCCCCAATCTTGCCAGTTTATCCACGCTTGGCTGGTCAACCTGCTGATTACCTCTACTACGCCTTACATGCCTATCAAGTCGGTGGCAGTAATGCCAAGTACGGCCGTAACAATGCCATCATGGCAGGCCAGGTTCAACCCTATTCAGATCAAGATTTAAAAGATATCGCAGCTTACGTTTCTTCGTTACCAGGCACTTTAGTAATCAAAAAGTAACACTGCTTTATGAGGTACAGTAATGACTTAGGATAAGCTCCTAAGCCATTGTTTTGTATAGAACTAATACACTTAAATCTATCTAGCAGCTTCCAAGCCTAGAGCCAAGTGCTTACGCATTGCCATCTCAGCAGCTTTAGCGTCGCCTTTGAGGATGGCCTCCAGAATTTGTCGATGTTCTAAGAGGGAGTTTTGTAATCTTCCAGTTCGATTTAGGGAGTCTTTTCTTTGAAGTTTGAGAACCTTCCTCAAATCTCCAATCACTCCGTTCAGCCATTTATTGCCGGCTATATCGAGGATAAGCTCATGAAATCGCACATTAATCTCAAAAAATTGCTCAATATCTCTATCCGCAGCTGCCTTCTCTAGGCGATGGTGTAAGTCATCGAGCTGATTCAGTTGGGATTCATTGGCCTTCATAGCCGCCTCTTTGGCTGCTTCGCCCTCCAGCAGGGATAGAACAGTGAAGATTTGCTCTAAATCAGATCGCTCTACCTCAGTGACATAGGCGCCTCTACGCAATTTGATCGTCACAAGTCCCTCAGCAGCCAGTAATTTAATGGCTTCTCGCATAGGCGTTCTACTAATTCCGAACTGCACAGCCAGGCTTTGCTCGTCTAACCAGCTACCGGGCTCCAGTTCGTGGGCAAAGATTTGCCCTCTGAGACGGTCAGCGACATCCTCGTATAAGGGCCTATTTATTAGTTTTGTATTCATAATTATGTATACAATATCTAGACAAACTGGGATTTGTCAAGCAAAATAGCCTTAAATATTTTGTGAGATTGATGCAGCCATATGGGAGCGCTAGATGCCTAGTATTAAGAAGGACAAAACAACATCTTGGCCTGAAGTAACAAAGACCAATCTGGAGTCCTGGAATAAATCGGCTCAAAAATCCGCTCCTAATGGCGATGTTGATCAATTGGGTTGGCAAACACCCGATGGAATTCATTTAAAGGCTTTGTATACCTCCGCAGATCTTGAAGGCCTTAACTACGCGGATACCTTGCCAGGGTTTGAGCCATTTGTCCGCGGCCCACAAGCAACGATGTATTCGGTTCGTCCCTGGACAATTCGACAGTACGCGGGATTTTCAACTGCAGAAGAATCCAACGCTTTTTATCGCAAAGCACTCGATGCCGGCGGCCAAGGTGTATCAGTAGCCTTTGATTTGGCAACCCATCGCGGCTATGACTCTGATCATCCCCGTGTCACAGGCGATGTGGGCAAAGCAGGTGTGGCAATTGACTCAGTCGAAGATATGAAAATATTGTTTGACGGTATTCCACTGGATAAAGTTTCGGTATCTATGACAATGAATGGGGCCGTATTGCCGGTCTTGGCAGGCTATATCGTTGCCGGTGAAGAGCAGGGTGTTAAGCAAGATCAACTATCCGGAACAATTCAGAACGACATCCTGAAAGAGTTCATGGTGCGTAATACCTATATCTATCCACCTGAGCCTTCGATGCGCATCATTGGCGACATTATTGAGTACACCGCAAAGTACATGCCCAAGTTCAACTCGATATCCATTTCGGGTTATCACATGCAAGAGGCAGGCGCTAACCAAGTATTGGAATTGGCATTCACCTTGGCTGATGGTCAGGAGTATGTAAAGACAGCGCTAGCAAAAGGTTTGGATATCGACGGTTTTGCTGGACGCCTCTCCTTTTTCTTTGCCATTGGCATGAACTTCTATTTAGAGGTTGCTAAATTGCGTGCTGCACGGCTCTTGTGGTGGCGCATTATGAAAACCTTCGAGCCGAAGAATCCCAAATCACTGATGCTCCGCACCCATTGCCAGACCTCAGGCTGGTCATTAACCGAGCAAGATCCCTATAACAACGTAGTCCGTACTACGGTTGAGGCGATGGCGGCAGTGTTTGGTGGCACGCAGTCTTTGCATACCAATTCCTTTGATGAGGCAATTGCTTTACCCTCTGAGACCTCAAGCCGCATTGCTCGTAATACGCAATTGATTTTGCAAGAAGAGACTCACATTACCAATGTGATTGATCCTTGGGCCGGCTCTTACATGATGGAAAACCTCACCCAAGAAATGGCCGATAAGGCTTGGGAGATTATCGAAGAAGTCGAAGCCATGGGCGGCATGACCAAAGCAGTTGAAAGTGGTTGGGCCAAGCTGAAGATTGAAGCTGCTGCTGCAGAAAAGCAGGCCAAGATTGATTCAGGTTCAGATGTCATTGTGGGCGTGAATAAATACAAGCTTGCTAAAGAAGACTTGGTCGATGTATTGATGATCGACAACGATAAGGTGCGTGATAGTCAGATCGCTCGCTTAAAAAATATCAAAGCCAAACGTGATCAGAAACAGGTCGATTTGGCACTTGATGCTTTAACCAAAGCCGCAGAAGAGAACACCGGTAATTTACTAGGATTAGCTGTGGATGCAATTCGTTTGCGCGCCACGGTCGGTGAAGTCTCAGACGCATTAGAGAAAGTTTACGGGCGCCATCGCGCCGATACGCAAAAGGTGACCGGAGTGTATGCAGCTGCTTATGACTCAGCCGAGGGCTGGGAAAAACTCAAAGTAGAAATCGCGGATTTCGCTAAAGACTTTGGCCGTCGTCCTCGAGTGATGATTGCGAAATTGGGTCAGGATGGTCATGATCGTGGCGCCAAGGTAGTCGCTACAGCCTTCGCTGATTTAGGTTTTGATGTTGATATTGGCCCCTTGTTTCAGACGCCAGAAGAGTGTGCCCGTCAAGCCATCGAGAATGATGTACACGCCTTAGGGATCTCCACTTTGGCTGCCGGCCATAAAACTTTGGTGCCTGCAATTATTCAAGAGCTTAAGAAGCAGGGCGCTGATGACATCATCGTGTTTGTGGGTGGCGTTATTCCTCGCCAAGACTATGAGTTCCTGTTCGAAGCGGGCGTGAAGGGTATCTATGGACCCGGAACACCGATACCAGCTTCAGCAAAAGACGTGCTAGAGCAAATTCGGAAACAGGTTAATCCTAGTTAAGTCTAGGATTCCAAGTTCATGATGAATCCCGCTGATCAATCCTTGTTTGAGGATCTCACTGGTAAACCATCGCCAGCGCAACGTCGTGCCCTGGCGAAGATCATCACTCTTCTAGAGTCTACGCGCTCAGATCACCGTACGCGCGCAGACGAACTACTTAACGCATTACTTCCTAAAACTGGCAAGTCCTTTCGTTTAGGTATCTCAGGTGTGCCAGGGGTTGGTAAATCGACTTTAATTGAAACCCTAGGTCTGTATTTAATCAATAAAGGACACCGCGTTGCGGTCTTGGCAATTGATCCCTCATCGAGCATCTCGGGCGGTTCGATTCTGGGCGATAAGACACGCATGGAACGCCTATCCGTTCATGAGCATGCCTTTATCCGTCCAAGCCCATCATCGGGGACTCTAGGTGGTGTTGCAGAAAAAACCCGTGAAGCCCTTTTGGTTGCAGAAGCGGCTGGTCACGATATCGTGATCGTTGAAACAGTGGGTGTAGGTCAAAGTGAGATTGCAGTAGCGGGTATGACAGATTTATTTCTCTTGCTCCAGCTTCCCAATGCAGGCGATGACCTCCAGGCTATTAAAAAAGGCGTAATGGAGCTAGCAGATCTGATTGTGATTAATAAAGCCGATATCGATCCTAATGCTGCAATGAGAGCGCAAGCTTTTATTACCAGCTCTTTGCGGTTGTTGGGATTTCAGGGCAATCCAGACCATGCGACCCATCAGCAGGATTATTGGCATCCGATTGTGATGAGTTTAAGCGCTCTCAATGGTCAAGGGATTCCAGAACTCTGGGAGAGCATTCTTCATTTTCAAAAATTACAGATCGCCAATGGAAGACTGCAAGAGCGTCGCAAACAACAGGCAGGCTCCTGGATGTGGGAGCGCATCGACGCTGGACTTAAGCACGCCTTCCGCAACCATCCCGAAGTTCAAGCGCTATTACCTAGATTAAGCGCCGAGGTGAATGCAGGAACGATGGCTGCCTCCGTAGCGGCCCGTCGCTTACTTGAAGCTATGGGACACGAATTTTTCTAAGGAAATATTATGAAAGAAATCATTCAACAGCTCGAAGATAAGCGTGAGCTAGCAAGACTTGGGGGCGGTCAAAAAAGAATTCAAGCACAGCATGCTAAGGGAAAGCTCACCGCTCGCGAACGAATTGAACTGCTACTGGATGCGGGCTCTTTTGAAGAGTGGGACATGTTTGTTGAGCATCGTTGCCATGATTTTGGGATGGATGAACAAACCGTGCCTGGTGATGGTGTGGTGACTGGTTACGGCATGATTAATGGCCGCTTGGTATTTGTTTTTTCGCAAGACTTCACAGTTCTAGGCGGATCACTTTCAGAAGCCCATGCAGAAAAAATCTGCAAGATCATGGATCAAGCACTTAAAGTCGGCGCTCCAGTAATTGGTTTGAACGATTCTGGTGGGGCACGAATTCAGGAAGGTGTTGCCTCTTTAGGTGGCTATGCAGAAATCTTTCAGCGCAATGTCACAGCCTCAGGCGTGATACCGCAAATCTCCTTAATCATGGGTCCATCTGCTGGTGGCGCAGTCTATTCACCAGCGCTGACTGACTTTATCTTTATGGTCAAAGACAGTTCGTATATGTTTGTGACGGGTCCCGAGGTTGTGAAGACAGTAACGCATGAAGATGTAAGCGCAGAAGAGCTTGGCGGTGCAGTAACGCATTCCACAGTATCTGGGGTGTGTGATCTTGCATTTGAGAATGACGTAGAAGCAATCATGATGCTTAGACGGTTCTTTAACTACTTACCGCTCTCGAACCGTGAGAAACCCCCAGTAGTCCGTATTCCAAATCGACACGAAGAGCCTGATTATTCATTAGATACTTTAGTGCCATCAAATCCAAATCAACCTTATGACATCAAAGAGCTGATTCATAAAATGGTCGACGATAGCGAATTCTTTGAACTTCAGCCTGACTTTGCCAAGAATATTATTATTGGCTTTGCACGCATTGAAGGTTCAACCGTCGGCATTGTTGCCAATCAGCCACTGGTTCTTGCTGGCTGTCTCGATATCAAAGCCTCTATCAAAGCAGCCCGTTTTGTGCGCTTTTGTGATGCCTTTAATATTCCAGTGGTGACATTAGTGGATGTGCCAGGATTCATGCCAGGGACAGCGCAAGAGTACGGCGGGATCATTAAACATGGCGCAAAGTTACTGTATGCCTATGCTGATTGCACAGTGCCGAAAGTGACCTTAATTACACGTAAAGCCTATGGCGGTGCCTATGACGTAATGGCGTCAAAACATTTGAGGGGCGATGTCAATTTTGCATGGCCATCGGCAGAAATTGCCGTAATGGGTCCCAAGGGAGCTGTAGAGATTATTTTCCGTGAAGAAAAGTCTGATTCCACCAAAATAACTGCGCGCGAAGCAGAATACAAAGCCAAGTTTGCCAATCCATTTGTTGCAGGTCGGCGCGGCTACATTGACGATGTGATCTTGCCGCATGAGACGCGCAAACGCATTGCACGATCTTTGGCAATGTTGAAAGACAAAGAATTAAAGAACCCCGCTCGTAAGCACGGCAATATCCCTCTGTAAGGCGGCTGACTATGACAAGCAAAATGTTTAAGAAAATTCTGATTGCAAACCGCGGTGAAATCGCTTGCCGTGTGATTAAAACGGCTCAAAAGATGGGCATCAAGACGGTCGCTGTCTATTCAGAGGCTGATAAAGAGGCTCGACACGTGCAGATGGCTGATGAATCAGTCTGTATCGGGCCTGCACCATCGCGTGAATCGTACCTAGTCATGGATCGCATCATTCAAGCCTGCAAAGATACAGGGGCAGAAGCAGTTCATCCTGGCTATGGCTTCTTATCTGAAAACGAACTGTTTGCCAAGCGTTGTGAAGAAGAAGGCATCGTCTTTATTGGCCCTAAACATCAATCCATCGCAGCAATGGGGGATAAGATTGCCTCCAAGAAGCTAGCGCTCGAAGCTAAAGTCAATACGATTCCTGGACATAACGAGGCAATTGCCACAACTGAAGAGGCGGTAAAGATTGCTCAGGGTATAGGATACCCAGTCATGATTAAAGCTTCTGCAGGTGGCGGGGGCAAAGGCTTGCGGGTTGCATTCAATGACAAAGAGGCTGCTGAGGGTTTTGCTGCTTGCAAAACAGAGGCAATGAGCAGCTTTGGTGACGACCGCATCTTCATTGAAAAATTTGTTGAAGGCCCACGCCATATTGAGATCCAAGTTTTAGGGGATGCGCACGGCAATATAGTTTATTTGGGCGAACGGGATTGCTCGATCCAAAGACGCCACCAAAAGGTGATTGAAGAGGCGCCATCGCCATTTATCGATCCTGCGACCCGCAAAGCAATGGGCGAGCAAGCCGTAGCTTTAGCCAAGGCTGTGAACTATCAATCAGCCGGTACGGTTGAGTTTGTGGTGGGCAAAGACAATTCTTTCTACTTCCTTGAAATGAATACTCGACTGCAAGTGGAACATCCGGTCACAGAAGGTATTACAGGCCTTGACCTCGTTGAGCAGATGATTCGGGTTGCCGCTGGAGAAAAGCTGGCATTTAAGCAGGAAGACGTCAAACTTGATGGTTGGTCAATGGAATGCCGCATCAATGCTGACGATCCATTCCGCAACTTTTTGCCTTCTACCGGTCGCCTGGTTAAATACCGCCCTCCAGCAGAGCAGGACGGTGTTCGTGTCGATACAGGTGTTTACGAGGGTGGTGAAATTCCGATGTATTACGACTCGATGATTGCCAAATTGATCGTTCATGGCAAAGACCGAGCAGAAGTCATTCAAAAGATGCGTGATGCTCTGAATAACTTCGTGATTCGAGGCATTCATTCAAATGTTCCTTTTCAGGCTGCTTTATTGCAACACCCTCGTTTCGTATCAGGCGATTTCACAACAGGGTTTATTGCAGAAGAGTATCCACAGGGATTTAAGAAAGATTCCGTTCAGCCTGCTGATCCAAACAGATTAGCAGCTTTGGCTGCATTCATGCGCTACCGTTATCTTGAGCATATCAAGCTGATTGACGGCCAATTAGCTGGTCATGAGATGGTGATTGCAAAACAATTTGTCATTGTTAGTAGCAAACGGGTCGGTGCTAGCGAGGATCCATATGAGTTACCAGCCCGTATTGAGTTAAAGCAAGGTGTCTACTCCGTCTATATTGATGCGGCTGATGGTTTGAGTCGTTACGATATTGAAAGCACTTGGCGTCCAGGCGATATTACTTTGCACGCCAGAATCAATGGCACCAGCAAGATTACTGCTCAAGTAGAACGTCGTGGCGTTAAATACTATCTTGTTCTAGACGGTGCTCAATATGACTGCATGGTTCTGAGTCCCTTGGGCGCTGAATTACAGCGCCGCATGCCTGTTAAGTTGCCGCCAGATACTTCTAAATTGGTTTTATCCCCAATGCCTGGCTTATTAACGAAGATTTTTGTCAAAGCCGGTGAAAGTGTCACGGCTGGCCAAAAACTAGCAGCAATAGAAGCGATGAAGATGGAGAATACCCTTAGTGCAGTGCAAGATGGAATCATCTCTGAGATTTGTGCCAAAGAGGGTGATAGTTTGACAGTTGATCAACTTATTATTCGTTTTCAATAAGAGTACACCATGTCAAAGCCTTTTCGGATTCTTGGTATTCAACAAATTGCGATCGGTGGAGAGAGCAAAGACCGCCTTCGTAAACTGTGGATTGACTTATTGGGTTTTGAATATCTCAGCACTTTCGTTTCAGAGCGGGAAAATGTAGATGAGGATATCTGTGCAATCGGCACTGGGGCCCATCAAGTTGAAGTCGATCTCATGCAACCCTTTGACGTCGATAAAAAACCTGCTGTTCATCAAACGCCATTGAATCATATTGGCTTATGGGTCGATGATTTACCTAAAGCAGTCGAATGGTTAACCGCCCACGGTATGCGCTTTGCTCCTGGCGGTATTCGTAAGGGGGCTGCCGGTCATGACATTACCTTTATCCACCCTAAAGGCAATGAAGAATTTCCCTTTGGTGGTGAAGGTGTTCTAATTGAATTAGTGCAAGCCCCAGCGGATATCATTCGCGGCTTGAGTCATTAGATATTTCCTCATAGGCTTAGTTTGGCGCGTTTACTTGCAATTGATACTTCATCTTCATGGTGTTCAGTAGCCCTTAGCGCGGGGACTGCTAAGCCATTATTTCGTCACGAAAAATTATCTGCAACTGCTAGCCAGAATCTTTTGCCTTGGATTGAAGCGCTCTTACAGGAAGCAGAAATTGATCTTCAAGATCTAGATGCCATTGCTGTTGGTGTTGGTCCTGGTGCCTTTACCGGCGTGCGCTTAGGAGTGGCTGTTACGCAAGGTCTTGCGCTAAGTGCGAATCTACCCGTAATCCCTGTCATCAGTCTGGATGCGATCGCAGCGCAATTTAGCCATAAAGATCAAGCCAACAGCTCTGCAAAAAATCTCGTGGTAGCG comes from Polynucleobacter paneuropaeus and encodes:
- the accC gene encoding acetyl-CoA carboxylase biotin carboxylase subunit, with amino-acid sequence MFKKILIANRGEIACRVIKTAQKMGIKTVAVYSEADKEARHVQMADESVCIGPAPSRESYLVMDRIIQACKDTGAEAVHPGYGFLSENELFAKRCEEEGIVFIGPKHQSIAAMGDKIASKKLALEAKVNTIPGHNEAIATTEEAVKIAQGIGYPVMIKASAGGGGKGLRVAFNDKEAAEGFAACKTEAMSSFGDDRIFIEKFVEGPRHIEIQVLGDAHGNIVYLGERDCSIQRRHQKVIEEAPSPFIDPATRKAMGEQAVALAKAVNYQSAGTVEFVVGKDNSFYFLEMNTRLQVEHPVTEGITGLDLVEQMIRVAAGEKLAFKQEDVKLDGWSMECRINADDPFRNFLPSTGRLVKYRPPAEQDGVRVDTGVYEGGEIPMYYDSMIAKLIVHGKDRAEVIQKMRDALNNFVIRGIHSNVPFQAALLQHPRFVSGDFTTGFIAEEYPQGFKKDSVQPADPNRLAALAAFMRYRYLEHIKLIDGQLAGHEMVIAKQFVIVSSKRVGASEDPYELPARIELKQGVYSVYIDAADGLSRYDIESTWRPGDITLHARINGTSKITAQVERRGVKYYLVLDGAQYDCMVLSPLGAELQRRMPVKLPPDTSKLVLSPMPGLLTKIFVKAGESVTAGQKLAAIEAMKMENTLSAVQDGIISEICAKEGDSLTVDQLIIRFQ
- a CDS encoding VOC family protein, which produces MSKPFRILGIQQIAIGGESKDRLRKLWIDLLGFEYLSTFVSERENVDEDICAIGTGAHQVEVDLMQPFDVDKKPAVHQTPLNHIGLWVDDLPKAVEWLTAHGMRFAPGGIRKGAAGHDITFIHPKGNEEFPFGGEGVLIELVQAPADIIRGLSH
- the tsaB gene encoding tRNA (adenosine(37)-N6)-threonylcarbamoyltransferase complex dimerization subunit type 1 TsaB — its product is MARLLAIDTSSSWCSVALSAGTAKPLFRHEKLSATASQNLLPWIEALLQEAEIDLQDLDAIAVGVGPGAFTGVRLGVAVTQGLALSANLPVIPVISLDAIAAQFSHKDQANSSAKNLVVAIDARMDEVYWAQYQLQLNAFPKRISEVKLSSPETVDFSEADVVIGSAIVEFGNRLAIPKTTIQNAQIGIHSLGVLMLAQSMWDQDLQISVDRLEPLYIRNKVAFTTEERLQNTLVK